The region AGGAGCTCATGGCTAGgtgatacaagaccatgggggtagcccatggtattccaaatgaagaccatggagggattCCATGGAAAatttatatatgtgtgtgtatggcattatgtgattatatgttttgcGTGTTTTGGGAAACCCACTAAGCGTGTGCTTAAATTTTTGTtagatgtttcaggtacttctatttCTAAGGgtaagggcccgacttgatggcgCGACGTGCATTCTCTAGTGTTTTGATATTTAGTTTTGATACTCTGATCTTTTAAAACACTATAGTCATGTAATAGGATTTTTTTGGAAGCAATTGTGGTTggtattattaattataaaagttaaaattttctgtaaaatttgggttgttacaagttggtatcagagccttgatttgagagATTCGGGTATACTCTTGGGTGTgttagaactcaaactgaggaaatggtaaaaatttgtttttcaaaaagaaaacaaaagttaATTTTTCTTCCTGAAAATGATTTTTGTAAGCAAAAGGGGAGAGTGTAATCCGCGCAATCGGTCGAGCTTGAGTAAGTGTTCCTAACGTTTTAGTCATGCTATAGTATATATGGAAATTGATGTTGAATGGAtttttgctaagtgtatgcttttaaagttgtacatgcttaggattgcatagccctagaatgagGGAATCTGATTTATTCTTGTTCCTTGTCTAGTTGTGGTTTGGGGTATAAGCTTTATTTGACACTCTATATGATTCtctttgtgtataacttgcatgcatagggcAATCTGCTATGATTGATTTGAGTTCTTATTTGATGAGGATTGAGAATCCTAGAATAGTTTAGGATATGTGTTAGTGTTGTATTTTTTGGGTCAAGATTTGTGGTTAGATGATTTAGGGATATCAGGTAtggccttggggaaggtacacataggtgtggaaggtagtattgcgcccgtactactgaaagaacaggACATGTACCCGAATCAATCACAGATCTGATAGCTCTTAGGAGTCCGGTGGGGAGGAATCCCTTTTCGAATTCCTTATCATTATTATTCATGATATTTTCagttgaggatggtgatgattATGCGAGGTtcaggttcaggatcaggttcaggctctggTGTGGAGCCCATTAACGAGAGGTTGTGCGATCTTATCGCAACCGAGGTTACTCGTGGCATCCTTGACGCTGCCCCGATGATCTTTGGTACCTTCAAGGAGGGCatcatggagatcatggaggagtggCTCATGTCTTTCCAAGCCGAGATTGATGCAGTCCAGATTGGGGCCCGAGCTCCCTTGTTTAGGGAGTTTAAGGCGTGTGGAGCGCCTGAGGTCTTCGGGGTCAGGGATCCCATCACTAGTCGATGTTGGGTGGCAGACATGGAGAATTCCTAGCTTTTCCCCGATGCAGCAAAGGTAGGGTTCGCATCCTGCATGTTGAGGGATCGAGCACgatattggtgggaggaggttacccGCGAGGTGGGATCAGCAGGTGTGGTTGAGATGTCTTGGGAGGATTTTGTGAGAAGGTTTGATCAGGAGTTTGCACCATCAATTGAGGTGTAGCGTTTGGTGAGAGAGCTCCAGGATTTATAgcagactaccgagacagtggtggagattaccgccaagttttggGAGAGGGCATTATTGGTCCCGCAGTACGTTGcgaatgaggagatgaagaatacgaggtatcattccatgttgagggatgatattcgggagtttgtgagcttttcggggtgcaagaccctgaatgacatGGTGTAGAAGGCTAAGGAATGGGAAATTAAGTTAGAGCTTCGCACGAAGTGGAATCCGGAGCAGGTTCAAGCAGCTATGGGTCAGgataagaagcctaagaccttcGATCCTCCCAGCAGGGGCCAGCAGGGTCGTGGTCGATGTGCCAAGTGCGGTAAGCCACACAATGGAGCTTGTCGAGCCGCAGGCTCGGCATGTTATGCGTGTGGTCAGTCGGGCCACATAAGTCGGGATtaccccaagaagggcttgatttgtttccactacaaccagaccggtcATAAAAGGCCGATTCTCCGAGGTTAGTTAGAGGATGAGGAGCAGTGGCGGCGCCTGCGCCCATCAcgatgaggattactgatggccgcctgGTCAAGGCGGAAGCTCCTGCAGTGAAGAGCCgtgcatttcagttgactactgAGGAGGCCCGAGCAGCGCCAGACGTCGTCACTGGTATGTGAACTATTTTTatcttgtttatcttattgttataCTTGTGTTGTTATGATTTCATATAGGGACCTTTCTGGTCAATGGTTTGTCGGCTCAGATTctttttgattcgggggctacccgatcatttgtatctcttgcgctcaacaagaagtttcgagatgctccggggactttggattccccaCTCGAGGTAGAGATTGCGGATGACCGCGCCGTGAGTGCTATGAAGGTATTTCAGAGGAGTGTTTTGAATATGTTTGGGGAGAGGTTTCCtatcgatttggttctgattCCTTTGTGTGGTTAGAAGGTGTTAACGTTACCACAAACGGCCACGTTAAATGTAACAAAAAGTACAAACGAGACGTTATCTTGCCAGAACCTTGGCCAAGGCCCAACCTTGGCTTAAGTGATCCAACACCGGGGTGGCAGTTCGCTCCCCTTTACGAGGAACGAATATTCCCCGTGATCTTCTCATTCACTCACGACCAATCAGCACATGACAAGAAGCTTAGGTGATGCCCATAACTGACATCACCAGGCAGTTAGTTAATGTGGGCATGATTCTTCCAGTCAGAGGAGGCCACGTCTCACACTCATTGGACGAGGTCCCTACGATCCGTTAGTCACAGGTATAAAGGATCTCTTCCGCCTCAAGGAAGGGATCCATCTTCTCCCTCACGAATTTTACCCTAAAATTCTCTCTCATAAAACTAACTTGATTGTTAGAGTGACGTCCCAGGAGAACACCCAGACGCCCTTTAACGATTCTTTTGTGTTGTGTTCTCAAGAAAGATTCCAGGACAGATCCATCCTCTGGCATCCAAACCCCTGTAGAGCATGTCAcaacatttggcgccatccgAATGTATCCTCAGAGTGATACAGTCTATAAACGACGCTGGTTCTCAACTAACGAGTGATCTAAACCCAACAACATCTACGACCGTAGGAAACGACATGTTTCAAACACCGACGATGGTAACCAACAACCATCACTACGAGTATAAAACACATGCCCCAACCCAGGTGCTAATGACACATATCCTGCCGATTACGGAGCCAGTTCTCCATAGCAGTTTCTGGCAACGGTCGTTGGATGGTTCACTGCCTCAGACGGTGATATTGCATCCTAATCTGTTGCAGGGGCCTCCGTATGACGATATGGAGGTACTCACTATGTTTAACTCTCACAAGAGGAACACACCTCACCAAGCGGAGGACGAGATAGAGGTACTCTCGAGAAACCTACTCACTATTGGTTTCTCGAGCAGCGATCCTAGACCATCAAATTGGGATCCATGAGACCCACTCCTCATATCTGGATTTATTCGTAACACAAAAATCCATCGAAtatacattgacaatggtagttgCTCTGATATACTCTATGAGCATTGTTTTAGGCAACTACTAGATGCGTGGAAGGAGGTACTACGGCTCCCAACCGGTGGGCAATTGGTAGGATTCACCGGACATAGTTTGTGGCCATTGGGCACTTTTCGGCTGCCCTTAACGTTGGTCATTCACGATGAGAGGGACCGAATCACACGAACAGTCGAATTCTCTACGATCTGGTACACTGCAAAACACAATATTCTGCTCGGACGGTCAGCAATCTCCTTGCTACACCTCGTACCATCGATGATCCATGTCATCGTTAAATTTAGCACACGCCAGGGATCAACGATGATCCTCGCCACAAACACCAGGGCACAAAATTGCTACTAGATCATAGCCGCTCCAGAGCTTGTGGGAGCACCAAAGAAGTCTAAAGAGGGATGTTCCACCGAGCAACATAAGATAAACATGGAATATCCAGAACAAATCGTGCGAATCGGCTCTCACCTATCAGACGAGACCAGGGCACGACTGGTAGCACTCCTGAAACAATACTCCACCGTTTTCGCCTGGAAACCAACAGATATGACAAGCGTTGATCGACAGGTTATAGAACACAGGCTTAATATCATGCTTAGAAGCAATCCTGTTAAACAAAAAAGAGGGGCCAGATAGTAGAACAAAACAGGTCCATAAACGCTGAAGTGGCCGATCTGGTGAATGTTGGCATACTCAGGGGGTAATGTTCCCAACATGGATAGAAAATCCTTTCATGGCAAAGAAAGccaatgggtcatggagaatgtGCATTAATTACTCAGACCTCAACAACGCATGTCCAACGCATTGTTATCCTCTTCCAGAAATTGATTAGAAAGTACAATCTCTTGAAGGTTTTTAGCTGAAATGTTTCCTTGATGCGTACAAGGGCTACCATCAGGTACATATAAAACGAGAGGAAGAGGCAAAAACTGCCTTCCACACTGAAAAGGCACTTTCTGCTACCAGAAAATGTCGTTTGGGCTCAAAAATGCGGGTGCTACTTATCAAAGGCTCAAGGACAAAGTATTCGCCGACCAAATTGGTAGGAATATCGAAGTCTATGTCAATGACATGGTAATTAAGAGCTGTAATAAAGAAACGTTGCTCCATGTCGTGGAAGAAACTTTCCAAACGCTAGCTAAAGCGAAGATGAAGTTAAACCTAGCTAAGTGTATTTTCGGGGAAGAAGAAGTGCAATTCCTTGGGTATCAGATATCCAAGGAAGGGATTCTACCCAATCCCACCAAAATCCAGGAGTTCCTTGAGTCGAACACTCCTCACAGCCTCTACAAGAGATCAACGGTAGGTTGACGACATTGGGAAGATTCATCGCCAAATCCGCAGAAAAAACGCTTCATCTGTACCAAACACATAAAGGGTGCCTAGACAAAAAGCAGTTCAAGTGGATAGAAAAAGAAGATGCGAAATTGCAACAAATGAAAGATGCCTTACACCAACTACCGGCTCTCGCCTGCCTGCTACCAGGGGAAACACTACAGATGTATTTAGCAGCTTCCGAAGAACCTATCTCCTTTGTTTCTACAGTGGAGAGGGAAGGCAAGCAGGTCCCCATCCATTTTGTTAGTAGGGCCCTGCAAGGACCAGATGTCAATTACACGGCTTAGAAAAGCTAGTCCTCGCCCTGGTGTATGTTGTTAGACGGCTATGAAGGTATTTTCATGCCCACAAGGTGGATGTTCTGACTAGTTACCCAATAAAGCAAGTGTTGCTAAGGCCAGAAAAGTCTGGGCGCCTGGCCAAGTGGGCTAAAGAATTAGGAGAACATTATATCCATTACCACCCCCGGACTAACATCAAGTCCCAAGCCCTCGCAGACTTCCTGGTTGAAATTCCATATACCATTAAGGGAGTGCCGACGACAATCTCCTTCGACCCACTCGAGCCTAAAGCCAACAAAGAGCTTTGGAAACTATACACTGATGGCGCAACAAGTAAGGAAGGCTCAGGCACAGGCCTGATCCTCCAAAGCCTCAACGGCGAAGAGATCACTTACGCATTGCGATTCGACTTCCAAGTATCTAACAACGAGGCAGAGTACGAAGCACTCCTAGCGGGTCTGAGGTTGGCCAAAGAAGTTGGTGCAAAGCAACTAGCAGCCCTCATTGATTCACTACTCATCACAAACCAGATAAATGGAAAGTATGAGGCAAAAGGTTCAAGGATGCAGAAATACCTAGACGCATTCCGCACCCTGATCAGCACTTTCAAAAGTTTCTCAATAAAAGAAATCTCATGGGGAAAGAATGCGCGGGCAGATGCTCTTAGCAAGCTAGCCTCAACTTCTTATGATCAGTTAACGAAGAAAGAGCTAGTTGAAGTGCTCCCGAAGAGAAGTATCAATAACCAACAGGTTAATACAGTATCGAATACACCATAATGGAATAAACCATACATCGATTACTTATGCCATGGCGTGCTCCTAGATGACTCAGAGGAGGCGAGAAAAGTCAAGATCAGGGCGTCGCATATTGCAATCAGAGACAACCAACTGTACCGACGAGGTTATTTAAGCCTATGGCTAAAGTGCATCTCTAAAACAAAGGGAAGACGTTCCTAGAAGAAAGTCATTCCGGAGACGCGGCAGCATATGAAGGCGCTCAAGCACTCACATGCAAAATACTCCACCTAGGAGTATATTGGTCAAATGTTTATAACCACACCACAGCCCTAACCAAGAAGCGAAAAGAATTCTAGGCATTCACTCTTTTCCAAAATCAACCGGCCATGCCGTTGACTAGCATCACCAGCCCCTGGCCTTTCCACCAATGGTGGATTGACATAGTGGGACCCTTCCCACCAACGCCAGGGGGTGTGAAATTTTTGTTAGCAACCATAGATTATTTCACTAAATGGATAGAAGCAGAACCACTGGCCACCGTCACTGGAAAGCAAATGATAAAGTTCATGACCAAGAATATCTTGGCTTGCTTTGGCATCCCTAGAATCCTCATAAGTGATAACGACACACAATTTGAAGGAAGTCCCTTCAAAGAGTGGTGCGAAGACAAGAGAATCCACCGCCGATTCATGTCGGTGGCACACCCTCAAGCCAACGGATAAACTAAGATATCAAACAAAACCACAATCAATGGTTTGAAGAAAAGGTTACTTAGATCAAATTTCGCCTGGATGGATGAGCTCCCGGCAGTACTGTGGTCATATCGTACCACAACAAGGTCAAGCACAGGAGAAATGCCATTTAGCCTAACTTATGGGATGGATGCAGTCCTCCCATTGGAAATAGTGGCCGGCTCCCTGCGAACAGAGAGTTTCGAGGAAACGGCTAATGAAGAAGGGCGACACCAAGACGTGGACATGCTCAATGAAAAACGTGAGGCGGCACAGATGCGCCAAGCATTGTACAAATCACGAACTAAGAACTATTACAACCGCCAAGTCCGGGTTAAGAACTTCAAGGTTGGGAAATGGATGCTAAGAAAGAACGAGTCCAGTAATGCTGAACCACTAGGAAAACTCAGTGTCAATTGGGAAGGACCATACAAAATTGTGGAATCCCATAAGAATGGTGCTTATGTCCTAGAAGCTCTAGACGGGCGTGCCATTCCATGAACTTTGAATGCGCAGAGCCTACGTCATTTTTATTCTTAAAGCGAGCGTTAAAGATAGATTTAATGCTAGTAAAGGCATTTTGTATTAGTTTTGACATATAAATGTAACCAGCAAAAACTATTTTACCACCTTCAGTCTTATAACGCTCCAACATTAAAACTAGAAAAAAGAGAGAAAGCAATTCAGATGCTTCTTATGTTAACACTTGAAAAGTAAAACAAAGAGGCTGTGTACATTTACCGTGTGACAACAAGGACTGATTATCCAACATCACACGAGCGAAATCGTTATAAGGAGGCAGTCAGGGAGTTTGTACAAAAAAGGCTCATAACCTTTCTCCCAAACCATATTCATTAATTACATTATAGCAAACATACGAAAGAACATGTGACCTAAGTGTAGAAGAGTCATAACCTTCCACTAATGAGAAAAACGAAACCGGGTGAGCCTCAAGATGATGATTTTGGCTACACCTAGGGCCTTTAATCAGCAAATTAGAACAAATTTCTCAAAGACCAGCATTAGAAAAGCATAAAGAGTTCACCAGTAAAAGAACTCAAACCAGGGGTATAAGCAAACCCTACATAAATACCATGTGATGGCCAACATAAACCATACATGAAGCAACcaaacaaacaaacatgtgcGGTAACAAGAAACATTCATACCCACAAGTTAAAAGTAAATATTGTCAAAGGTGTCAGACTCCTAGACTTTCAGATTGCTACTGGGGGCAGCAAAGACAAAAAACAAAGAGAGAAATAGAAAACATTATTCATAGGAGTTACATCAAAATAAACCAAATAAATAATGTTATTTATGGGCAGGAGTGCTACCATCACCGGGTGAAGAGCTTAAGCCAAATCCATCGCTCTGAGCGTCTTGACAAAGATtgtagatgtgacaacccgatatttcaactctttgtaatggcctaataagtcaagtattgtaaccacttttgagttaaagaaattaactttgataataaaatgtccaaaaagtttctatttaactacctactatgtttaatatcattaaaccgggatcgtacgtaaaaagaatgcccaaatccggcttcgtatattgaagttaagatttttccaagttcggcttagcagcacacagctaaaaactcgaatcggagatcgagcgacttttggccggaatgacctaaacgagaattgaaggtctcgagaatggtatttcagcggtgaaaagtcgggcaaaaaccgacgtcagataaagaagttatgaatttttaaagaaattttttaatcacgtcattttataaataaataataaaaataatttcggaatttgccaacggagtctaaacgaaagttgtagagcgtagtctcacctacgcgtggatataaagaccatcgaaaatgaagttcgtatgaagaagatattattttttgaagtttattaaataaattatatataaatttaattcaaaatccggtaatatccgaaggaggagtcagcgtcctcatccgagttacgcgccgcgtaacctcgtacgccccgcgtacgcgagggccttggtctcggtccgtccacgtcgcccctatgcgaagctaccccctttccatcccatccgaagccgaggcagtcgaggactcggtcatgcatgacgtacgcgtacgcgctgcgtacgatcgtacgccccgcgtatcgaggcggttcagccccctataaatagaaatgcgagggttcccataaattttgctcattctctctctattttcttgcgttttgcctcgttttccatgcccgaactaccccgaagctctggtctttttgctcaagtcccgagggtcgattttactcccgagattcccaagaatcccgtgaaaaatccgtttcccgagacgaaactctgcccggttttccatctcgctatcttcaaactttcaagtgagttcatacccctttattaaccctttttaattattctaaatgcttttatatgctttctaaggggggggggggggggggggaatacaagtaaaacacacgactactatcgggtgttatatataaagatttttatacacttttattaagtagaatcatatgtgatttataaactttatagggaactcttgtatacaaaatatattacaatagaatcctatctttaaaaatataaattgttgtaatgcatgtataaactaaacattttcctaGATTTAATGTATATGTgcctatcttaggctctacaaaaatctatactttcataacaaatgattccttttctaggtatttctaaacaaacaagtcacacttttagaaaactataataggtatagttttacgaggatattgctaacttttacatactagaaacatgattttcaagaagtcactttcatatacaagaacaaacgaacattttaacacgtaaatatgtttttataccacgattttgtgagacattaacttcacgtacgttcgagtacacatttcaagtcctgtattatataccagaatcccttggagggggagcatggtgtttgtgtatagatctatacgggcttgacaacccgcgccctgactgttagctacagtccaccatttggggtgacaaacgtcataacattccaacgcctgaagaacgttgtgtataggcattccgagtcaatagtatggttataaaactcatatggggtattaaaaatgcattgatttccaaggttttcaaacacattggttattttacacttacatacattttagaaacaaacattggtcttgagagaaggctacttttatactagtagaaaatataggattttctaaacacaacacaaccaaggacaaaacatttcatacaaacattgtcatttaaatacttatgaaactcaccagcttaattgttgatctactctttcaaaattacttgtatgtcccagggaatcagtaatttcaggtatcattatgcttttgatgaagggatgctgcgacgccagtttaatctcatattttgacatcatattgtaattggttttgaacatgtaacttttgacaaatgtaaactttcaattatatatatatatatatatatatatatatatatatatatatatttatatgatggttgtattgctttctttactatgtattcatttgttacgttaccacatgaagtcatccgcccccgaacgtttccaccgttcaggtttgggggtgtgacagtagagCTCGACCATGTCCAAACCGCCCAGGCGGAGATAGCCAGCAAAATTTGTTTCAGTAAAATTCGCCATGGCATCTTCCATCTCTTGGTTCTTAGTGGCCACATCCACCTCAGCCTCTGGATTAAACTCCCCGGCAATCACTAGCTCTTTCGCAGCTCTTTTTCCCTACTTCACTCTTGCTGCCACACAAGCTACCCACACATGCACCAAGCCTTGAAGAAATTAAGGATCTCGATCACCCTGTCCACCAATTGGCTGAGCCCTTCGCTAAGGATCCATGAAATATCCTTCTCTGACGCCTCTTTTGCAGTGTTCTCAGCAACCAGATCAACCTCCAGTTCTACCGTCCTCTCACTTAGACCATCATTCTCCAAACTCAAGGCTCCCATGCGATTATTCAAGTGCCTCAACTCTTCCTCCAACTTGGCTACTTGTTCTTTTAAGCTTGCCTTCTCGAGCATCGCCACCTCTTGCTTGGCCTCCCAGCTACATTTATCGGCTTCTATCTTTTCCACCTGGGCTTTCAGCTCTTCACATTCAATGCTCTTCCTGTCAGATTCATACTGGATGGTTTCCATGTTGGAGATACGTTTAGCAGCTGCAACCAAGTAAGATGACATGTGGGAGGCGACATAGCGCAATTCGTCGACCATGTGCTCATCTGATAGGATAGTTAAGGCCTCAGTGGTAGCAGGAGGAAAAGCGTGCCGACACCACTCAAGAGTGGTGTCGTGATCAGAGACAAGGTATTGGGAAGTGAGCCTCCAAGCTGGCTTGTAGGCATCTGGATGAGAACCTATGAAAAGGGGGATGGTTGCGGTTTTACCAGAAGAAGTTGATGCGAGACCTTGGGAAGGCAAAGACCCAGTCTTCTCCTTTTCTCCTCCAGCAGTGGGAACATGTTTGGTCTTGTCGGTGCTTTCTTCCTCTGTATGATTGGGCGGTTCAGTAGCCCTGATTTGTTCCCCTCCAGTAGTTTCGAAGGACTTTCATCGGGGGCACGGATGGAACTCTTGGTACCCCATGGCAAGAAACTCATATTACATTTCTTACGAAGAGGGGGTCCGGTGCTAGCCGTCTCAGTTCGACTACCGGAAGAGGCTTCCAAGAAAGCAAAACGCCTCTTGACACGGTGAAGACTCCTCGAGGACCCGAAAGGTGTAGGATCCTTTTGAGAAGCACCAGTGACAACAATGTTCTACAGATCTGGATCCTCGCCGGTGTTGGTAGCAATGTCAGAACCAACAGTAGCTATCCCTCGACCAGAAACAGGGGGTGGTAGAGCCTCCACAAGATCGACATCACGACACTAAAGTTCACTGTCGAATAGACCCTGATGAGTTTTCTCTAAAGAAACAACCTTCTCCACACCtggaaacaaaacaaaaaacaacgATAATTACCAAATTGTCGATTTAAACGTGCTTTGCTAATTTAAAATGGGGGGGAAGGGAGCAAGAAAAAACAGTCTAAGAAGCACAATACCCTCTTTCTCGACAAAAAACTCGGGCATCTTCCCGCGAGCCCTCCAAGTGACGCTCATTCTGCCAGCGGCCAAGAAGCAGTCAAGCCAATCTTCACCGTTGATGTTGATCTTCTCTAGGACATCAGCTAGTTCCTTGTCAGCACCAAAAAGTGTTGGGGCACGGTTGAAGTACACCTTAGCCCTTGGGTATCTGAGAACCACGAGGTC is a window of Lactuca sativa cultivar Salinas chromosome 1, Lsat_Salinas_v11, whole genome shotgun sequence DNA encoding:
- the LOC111876298 gene encoding uncharacterized protein LOC111876298, with translation MDELPAVLWSYRTTTRSSTGEMPFSLTYGMDAVLPLEIVAGSLRTESFEETANEEGRHQDVDMLNEKREAAQMRQALYKSRTKNYYNRQVRVKNFKVGKWMLRKNESSNAEPLGKLSVNWEGPYKIVESHKNGAYVLEALDGRAIP